A stretch of DNA from Longimicrobium terrae:
GTAGCAGCCGGCGTGTCGGTTCAATCGATCCGTCAAGCGCGTCTCGACCCATCGAATCCAAACTTTCGCTCGCCTCCTAGCGACTGGAAAAGCGTCCTGGCCAAGCTGGCAACAGAAAGGGGTGAACGCTGGACCGAACTGGCGAAGGAACTGGAGCGCGAATAAGCGCGCTACGAGTTGGCAAGCTGCTGCAGCTTCTGGGATAACATGCGGCTGCGGTAGGCCGCGGCGCTCTCCATGCTTTCGGCGGACGAGAGGCTTGCGTGTCGACCCCGCGCTGCTGATCCTCGAGGAATTATGCCGCTCCCCCTGATCGATCCCGCCACCATGATGCACTTCTACGATCGTCTCCGCGAAGTTGACCGGTACAAAAACACATTGGCAGAGGGCCTGCGAGTTGTACTTGGTGGCTGGGCCGATGTGCAGACCGAGTGGGATGCGATCCTTCCAGAGGAGAGAGCGTATTTCCCCTATCGGAAACCCCACGCACGTCGGATGTACTCTCCTGCAGTTGACATCGCCGTCGGACCATTCGCGGTTAGGCGTCAGTACATCAGCGAGTATGATGAGCTACTCGCCGTGAATCGCCCATTCATCGAGTCCTTGGCTGACGAGCACCAGCGCAACGTCGGTGCCTTCGGAAGCGACTTCCACGGACCTGATTTCCAAGCACTCCAATATGGTAACCTGAACGCGCGTTGCTTCGTCGCCGTGGAGATCGAAAAGGGGAACGCCGCGGCCAAGTACCTGATCGGAAGTGCGCTTAACGCCGCAGCGCTTGGCCGGGTTGGGATTGTTGTCTGCTGGTCCGAGGACCGCTTGCACACTCTCTTACGGATTCGCGAGTACCTGTGCCTCCTAATGGCGCTTGAGAAGAACGCGTTCAGTCCGAGGAATCTTCTCGTTCTTACCCGAGGTCAGATGGACGCTGTCGTGGCCTCATCGTAGTCGAGTCGTCCGGACGCGTTCAATTCGCGCTCAGTGGCGGCTGATGAACGGGTTGCGGTCTGCGGAGCGCTGCATCCCCTCGGGCGAGGAGAGGCTTGCGCGCCGCCCCCGCACCCCTGACCCTTGTGTCGTCAGGCCGCTGGGCAGACATGGCAGCAGTTGCAGGTGCTCCGTCACCTTGAGAGTTTCCATGACACCCCGACTTCGTCGCAAGGAAAGCGAATGGCACGCATCCGCATCAACACCGCCGCGATCTCCGATGAGACGAGCTTCCATGCGGAGTTCGACCGGGCGCTCGGCTTTCCGGGCTGGTATGGCGAGAACATGAACGCCTGGATCGATTGCATGTCATACCTGCGGGAGGAGGATTCAGCGGGAATGGCGAATGTGACCCTTGGGCGGGAAGAGGTCCTCTTGGTCGAACTGCCCGACGCGGAGCGCTGGCGCGCGCAGTTCCCAGCGATCGCCGCGGAGCTCTGGGACTGCACGGCGATCGTGAACCGCCGCTACGTGAATGATGGCGAATCGCCTGCGATCGCGCTGGTACCGGTTGACGCTCGTGCAGCTATCTGACGACGCGCTACGCCGCGCAACTTATCTATGGCCGGGCCGCGGCCTGACAATCGGCTGCAGGGGATGCGGACGAAAGGCTTGCGCGCCGGCCCCGCACCCCTGACCCTCGGGTCGTCAGCCCGTCCAACTATCCACGCGGTTTCGATGTCCTTTCAACTTGTAGTGCTCTACGGCCGGCCCGGTGTCGGAAAGCTCACGATTGGCCGGCACCTCGCCGAGCGTACCGGCTTCCGGCTGTTCCATAACCACCTCGCCTTTGATCTCGCGCTATCGCTGTTCAAGTTCGGCAGCCCGGAGTTCATCGAGCTTCGCGAGGAGGTCTGGCTTTCCTCACTCACACGTGCAGCTTCCTCCGGTTTATCCGGCGTGATCTTCACGTTTGCACCGGAGATTACCGTCCCGGACGTATTCATTCCGACGCTCCAGGAGCGGATCAACGGTGCAGGTGGCGTGGTCAGCTTCGTGGAACTGGGATGTGCGCCTGATGAGCTCCACCGGCGCCTGGAGCAGCCGGATCGCGCGAAGTACGCGAAACTAAAAGGCATCGCAAAATATCAGATGGCTGCCGCGCAGGGTCGCTTCGATCGCCCGATCATGCCAACGCCGGATCATCCCGTTGATACGACGCATCTGTCAGCCGATGAGTCCGCTGAAAGTATTGCCGAGTTTCTCGCCAGGAGCGCGCCCGCCTGACAATCGGTTGCAGGGAACGAATCCGCACCTATGTTTCGATTCCGAAGACTGTGGCACGCTATGGTGCAGGCCCGGGCTCACTCCTGACCATCGGCTGCGTGGGAGGTGGCTTGCATGCTTTCGGCCTGCGGACAGGCTGCGCGTCTGGCCCCACACCCTGGCCCTCGTTGGGCGCCCGCCCTCTTGAACTGCCATGGGGTGGGCCAAGCGGGTACCCATGTCTCCGAGCGTTTGAAAGATGTCCCGTTCGTCCGTCTACTGCCGCCGATTCGCTCAAGGAATCGTTCTCGCCGCAACCCTCGCCATCAGTTCGTGTCGGAGCGCGTATGTTGCCGCCGACACGGCGTACCAGCGTGCACAGGATCCCGTCCGCCTCGCCGCCGCGGATTCCCTCCGGGCGCTTGTCCGCGAGTACCACCAACGCAGCGGCGGCCACCTTCCGTTCGAGGAACGAGCGGACTCCGGTCCCTTCATGATTGTGATCGGCCGCAGTGAGGCTCACGAAGATGAGATGGCGCGGACGCCCGCCCTGCGGCGCGGCGCCCGTTGGGGAAACTCCGGTGAACTGGAGGCCGAACTCAGCCGGGTGCTCGAACGCTCCGTCTCGCTTCCACGTGAGCCCCAGCGTGTCGCCACGTTCGCTCCGAATGTGTATCTCTACTTCATCGCTGGGCGGGAGTACTGTGTTGTGGTTCACCTTTTCGAGCCATCCTCCCTCTCGGTTCCCTATCCTTTCGGCGACGCCACATTCCACAGCCACGCGATCTGCGAGCAAGCACCGGAACCGGGGAATTCTGCCAGCTGACCCGTTTGGTAGAGCAGCCACGCCACGATTTCGGTCAGACGCCGCATCCTGCAGTCCGCCGCCGTCGCGTGCCAATCGGCCACAGGGTAGAGTCGTACATGCCGTCGGGCGTTATGAGAGTCTTGCGCGGCGGCCCGCGCGCCCTGACCCTTGTGGCGTTCGCCGCTGCCAGGTACTCGTCGACAAGCGACATCCAGCGGAACACCCAACTCGGAATCGAACTCACATGGGACTTCTGACCTTCAGCCTCAACGTCACCCTGGACGGCTGCGTAGACCACCAGGAGGGAATCGCCGATGACGAGACACACGCCTTCTTTACCCGCATGATGGATGAGGGCGGGGCGATGCTCTGGGGCCGCGTCACCTACGAGATGATGGAGGGCTACTGGCCGGCGGTCGCCCGCGGCGACGAGGATGCGCCGCCCGCGATCCGCGAGTGGGCGGTCAAGCTGGAGACCAAGCCGAAGTACGTGGTGTCGTCGACGCGAACCGACTTTCCGTGGACAAACAGCCATCACGTCACCGGCGACCTGCGCACGAGCGTGCAGCAGCTCAAGGCCGCGACCCCTGCCGGCGTGCTCCTCGGCAGCGGCAAGCTCGCGACCGAGTTGGACCGGCTGGATCTGATCGACGAATACAAGTTCCTCGTCCAGCCCCGGATCGCCGGTCACGGCCCCACCCTGTACCAGAGCGGGCTGTCCAGCACGCGACGGCTCGAGCTGGTCTCGTCCACGCCGCTCCGCAACGGCGCGGTCGCCATGCACTACCGGCGCGCGGGCAGCTGACGAGCGGATGCAGGCGACCGGGGGCGCTTCCTGCTTTCGGCCGAGCGCCGGGCAGGTTTCTAGCGCCCTCGGGCACCCCTGACCCCTTGTACCGACAGGTGCCCGCGATGCTATCTGGCAGTGCAACACACGTCGTGGATCGCTACTGGGCTCGCTTTCTCGGGTGTGAGCCCGGGGAACTGCGGCCGCCCGCGCCTCTGCTCCTCTCGCATCAGGCTCGGCTCCGCGACTATCGCGGCGTGTTCATCCTCCTCATGAGCGGCGCCCCCGTCGTCTCCGCACCGCCCCACCTGGTTCAGGCGCTCGCCTCGCGCGTGGCTGCGTGGACGCCCGCGTCCGTCTCGCGCCCGGCGGCGCTGCTCGCCGCGCTCACGGACCTGGGTGCCCATGAGGTCATCGGCCCCGCCTTCATCGGGTATGCCGACAGCGTGGCGGGGCCGGCCGAGCCTGCGACGCGACCGCTCACGGGTGACGACGCGCCCTGGGTGGAGGCCTTGAAGGCGGCCTGCTCGCCCGAGGAGTGGGAGCACGGCGGGAGCGACATCGCGGGGGGGACGGCGGTCGGTGTGTTCGTCGACGGGAGGCTCGCCGCCCTGGCGGGATACGAGGTGTGGGATGGCTGCATCGCCCATCTCGCCATCGTGACGGCCCCGGCGTACCGTGGCCGCGGGCTCGGACGTGCCGCCGTGGGCGCCGCGGCGCGGGCGGCGGTGCAGCGGGGGCTCGTTGCCCAATACCGCACGCTCGATGCGAACGCGGCGTCGGTGCGGATCGCTCATGCACTGGGGTTCGTCCGTTTCGCCACGAGCGTATCCGTGCGTCTGGCGTAAGGACGGCAGGCTCCGCCGCGGCGACCCCGCGCGCCTGACCTGGACGGAAGCCTCACCATCCTGGCCGGCAGGCAGTCAGTGGAGTGATCATCGGCTGCGGCGGATGCCGGGCTTGCACACGTTCGGACAGAGGAAAGGCCTGCACTCCGGCCCCGCACCCCTGACTCTTGTATCGTCAGGCTCACGAACCCATGTTCTGCGGTCCCGCGACCCCACCCCCTGCCGTATGATCGTTGCCGACCAACATGCTCAAGTCAGTCGCCGTTGCAGTGGGGCTTTGCTTGCTGGCCGCGGTCACCGCGGCCGCTCTCGGTCTCGCGGCACTATACGTTGTTCCTTGCTCCTGGTTCGGATCCGCGTTTGAAGGCAGCTGTGGCATGGGGGCCGTTGTCTTCTTCTCCACCGCGTCTGAGGCTCTCGCGGTAGTGTTGGCCATCGTCTTCAACGTTCGCTATTTCCGGAAGAAGAACGCTTCGGCTGGTTTGTGAGGCCAGGTACCGCACTCATCTTGTTGGCGTAGAGGATGGGCGCGTGTGGCCCAGCACCCCCGGCCTCTGTCCATTACGCGACTCCCCACCGATCGGCGACAGTCTCGATGGCGAAGAACAGGCAGACCGGCCGGGCGGGATGGCGAACGGCGGCTGCCATCGTGGCTTTCGGCGCCTTGGTGGCCGGATGGGCTGCAGCGCTGATCGCGCCGGCGGTCGCGACAGGCTTCGGCGCACTGAGCTGTATCGCCTTTTTGCTGTACCGCCATGACAAGAATGCTGCTCAGGCTGGCAGGATGCGCACCATAGAACGGACACTCCACCTGATCGACCTGCTCGGCGGCTGGCCTGGAGGACTTCTCGCTCAAGATCAAGTGCGACACAAGACTCGGAAATTGGAGTTCCAGGTAGTATTCTGGGCGACCGTGGCGATCAATTGCGCGCTGCTGGGCCTGCTGCTCAGTGCCGGCCTACGCGGCTAGCTCTGCTTGTAACTCGCTCATCCCGGCTCACTAACCCCCATCCGCCGCTCGGCTACCCTATCTCACCGCCCGCGGCCTGGCGGTCGGGTGCAGCGGATGAGCCTCGCACCCTGTGGGCAGAGGAAAGTGTTGCCCGGCGGTCCCGCATTCCTGACCTTTTGCGTTGTTCGGCGGTCCGCATAGGACGCGAGTTCCCTCAAGATCTCTGTACTTGATCCCACCCCGCTCATCCACTTGTCTGAGTATTAGATTCACTTGCCTCTGCATGCGTAGGGCAGGCGAGAAGCAGTGGGGAAAGAGTTCTTATCCTCCGGGACCGACATCTGAAAGGCCTGAATGTCAACAAAACTCGCGATGATCGCGCTACTGCTCTACTTTTTGGTTGGGTGCCCCGCCGCCGGAAGTGGTCAGGCATCCTCAACGACCAGGGCTAGAACTGCTACTACTCAGCGCGACACGGGACAGCCGGGCATTCGTGCGCTCGCTAGTACCGATTCATTGGTACTTCTTCAGAGGAAAGAAATTGAGATCCTGCGTGAGTACGACGAAAGTCTGTTGAACACGGTGTACTGGGCTTTGGGGGGTGTATTCACCCTTGCGGCAGTACTCCTTGCATCAGGCTGGTGGGTGAATTTCCGTCTCTACGAACGGGACAAGAACGCAATCAGGGAGGAAATGCTTGTAGCAGTTAGGCAGGAGGTTCGCGCCTTGGATACAGGTCTGCGAGAAGAAGCACGCCGCCAGCAGGATCAGTTCACTGAAGAGCTAAGATTCTTGCGGACTCAGGTTCAGGAGGCGCTGCCGGCTCTAAGGGACGACGTACGGAAGGAAGCTGAACTGGCAGCGACGTTTGCGCTGAATCCGATCGCTAGGAAACTGAACAACTTGGATCACGAGTTCACCGGGCTGAAAATCGACCTACTCGAAGAGGAGGTTGAAAGTCTGAGAAAACGGGGTCCAACGTTAGCTGTCCAGAAGTGTATTGAGTGGCTCCATCTTAGCATCCGCCATGGCAATCCGTTCAACGTAGAGGCAGCCCTTCAGGTGCTTATTGCGCTAGTGGAAGGCGGTGGTGAGTTTTTCCGCAGTGAACTGCGTGAGGCGATCGAGGTGGTACGACGGACCGACGACGAGTCCCCACTGAAGGCGCGGGCCTTAGCGGCGCTGGACTCAGCGAAACTGATGGAGTGAGGAGAACTCCGGGTGCAGAGTGTCTCCTGTACCCGGCGGTGCCCACCTGCGGTACGCCTCTCGGTGTTGGTGGGTGCCGTCGTTCGCGCGCCTAACATCGGCTGCAGCGAGTGCGGGGCCGGCCAAGTTTTCGGCAGGGACACAGGCTTTGCAATGCGGCCCCGCACCCGTGACGCTTGGCATTGTTGGGCAGACACGACCGTCGCGTACCTCCGGGTGGGACTTATCACCGGCTCGCGGCGCGTTGGGAATCTTCGATTACCATCATCCCCCATAGAGAAGACAAGTTCCGATGACGAAGGTGACCCCGTTCCTGATGTTCAACGACCAGCTCGAAGCGGCGATGGAGTTCTACACCTCCACCTTTCCGGACTCCGAGATCAGGAACGTCGCCCGCACCGGCGAGGACGGCCCCATCACCTCCGCCGAGTTCGTCGTCGGAGGTCAGTCGTTCATGGGCTACAACGGGGGGGCGTACTTCAGCTTCTCAGAAGGATTCTCGCTCTACGTGGACTGCGAGGACCAGAACGAGGTCGACGAGTACTGGGACAAGCTCGTCAGCGCCGGCGCGGAGCCCACGGCGTGCGGGTGGATCAAGGACCCGTTCGGCCTCTCGTGGCAGATCGTTCCGAAGCGGTTCATGGAGCTGGTCGGCGACAAGGACCCCGCAAAGGTCAAGGCCGTAATGGAGGCCATGATGACGATGGTGAAGCTCGACGTGGCCGCGTTGGAGCGCGCGTACAAGGAGGCATAGCAGTCCTGCGCCTACACCTGTTCGGTCGATCCAGAACCCAGCATGCGGCGCTGTCGCTTGCGGAGAACATTGAGGCGCGGGTCGTCGCATGAAACGTTGAAGCGTTTGGAAGAGCCGCCCAACAGGGCCGATGCGCCGAATGGACATCCGCCGGCCGCTGATCAGCAGCGGGGCATGCCGCAGAGGATGAACACACGGGCGCTGCGGGGAGGATCACCCGCGGCTGCCGTGTGTTCATCGCCTACCCCGGTTCCGCCTACGAGACGCCCCACGGCCTCCCGGGACACGGCAGGCCATCCCAACTCGTCGTGCGGGGCGTGCAGTTCCTGCGTCGCAAGGCAGCTTCGGTGAGTGACGGCGCGGGTGTCAGCACCCCTGCGTGTCGCGAATGACTTCCGGCAGGCACAACGACTCCGGAGAAGCGCTTTCACTGGGTGTCCACGCACCCATGTATCCGTCGCTGGACCGCGCGTGCACCGTTCCTTGTGCCGTTTGCAGCTTCTCCGCGTATCCCGCTCGCCCGGGGACACATGAGCCTCGGCCCAGCGGACCGACTTTATCTAGTCGAAGTAGATCCACACTGCAGCACCTCGTCCATCTTTGCCATGGGTGGGTATATTGGCATGTTGCTGATGTAAGAGCCAGAAAACGTGTGCGGGAAACCTGCGTATAGCCCCCGGACCTGCAGTTACGGCAACGGTGTCCCGTGACTCGGACCCAACAGGGGCCGATGCATCGTGCTCAAGCGGCCGTGCCTTCAAGACACTTGCGCGGGGCTCTCCGCGGACGTTGGAGCGGCGGGCCGGCCTTCATCCCCCCACCACATCCTGAAAGCCACCAGGAAGAGGAAGATTGCGAACGCGCGCCGTAGTGCTAACGGCGACATGCCCTGCGCGTAGCTTGCGCCGAAGTACGCCCCCACCGCGAGCCCCAGCGCGATAAAAAGGGCAGCGACCACGTTTACATTGCCGTGCTCGTAGTATTGCCACGCGCCCAGCGCCCCGACTGGAAGCAGGAGTGCCGCCAGAGAAGTACCCGTCGCCGTCGCGGGTGGCATGCGCGCCAGCAGGAGCAATGCAGGCACGATCAGCACCCCACCTCCGATGCCGAAGAGTCCCGAAAGCACGCCCGCCACCAGCCCGATAGCAAGAAAGAGGAGAATGCTCACCGTGTCCGTCCTTGACTTGATCGTGTTAAGCATGACAGTGTGCCGGATGTGATGTCAATCGGCGGAGCTGTCATTATGCCGCGGCCGTCTGATCCGCGCCAGCGCCCGTTATTCCGCGGGGTTGCACCTTAGTACTACCCAAGGGGAATACACGAATTAAAGTCTTGATGAGTGTGGATTCATGATGTATACTGCTCGGCAGCCTCCGGTAAAAGGCGTCGTTAAGATGACGCGCGAGTTCCTGGGGTGCGTTGCTCTTCATATTTGATGCTCTATTCCTTCCTACCTGATCAATGCGGATTTTATGTCGAACGTTGAGAACAAGCCACTCCTCCGTACAGCGTGGATCATCGCTGCGGCCGCATCGAGCGCGGTCGCCATCGTCGCGGGAAACGCAGCGAACCTGTTTCAACTCAAAGAGGCAATCGGGTGGTGGCGGGTTGCAATCGCCGTTACCATCGTCAGCCTCGCCGCGGCCGGTTACGCCACGATGCGGCAGATGCGTGCCATGGACCGGCGCGCGCGGGCAATGGAAGACCGCGCGCAGGAGTTGGAGAGCCAGGTCGATGCCATGAAGCGGAAGACTGAGGTGGAGTACCTTCGCACCCCGGATGAAGTACTGGAAAAGGCCGCTTCGCTGTTGTTGGATAGCAAAGATCGTCTCGACTACTATGGAGGGATCAATCTCATCAACGCGGACGCAAGTGAAGAGGTGCGGGAAAGGGTCGCGAAAACAAAGCTGGCCAGGTGGAAGAACACCCTCAGTGACAAGCTCCGCGACGACCGGTTCGCCGTCACGCGCTACATCGACTTCCTGCTTCCCTCCGAACTCGCCGCACTTTATGACGAGCAACAGGTGCCGCAAAGACAGATCATGGAGCAGGTGGAAGAGTACAGAGATTGGATCAGAACGCAAAGAGAGTCGCTGAACCATGGCGCCGCCCGCAATGGGTTTTTCAACCTTCGCGGGGCGCCCATCTGGCAGTGGGGCATGCATGTGCTCGTTTTTGACCGCAAGCACGTGATGTTCGTGTATACCGATACGCGGCGCAACTACCACGCGCTCCTCCTCGCCGACAATCCCGAGGCGGCGACCGATATCCAGGAAGCGTTCTTGACTTGGCACGAGAGCCTGAGGCGCCGCCCCGTCTCTCTTGAGCAGATGCGAGCGGCGGAGCAGGATGCGGAGGATTGGCTGAAGCCATTTCGGGAGCGTGAGAGGTCAGCGCAAGCGATGGCGTGAACCGCCCGTGCGGGTGCACCCTGTCTGTACGTAGCGATCCGATTGCGAGCGGTCGCTTACACTTCTCCCATCACCCCTCTGCTATCGATCCATGTTGATCCGAACCGCGGCTGCACTCGATCTCCCGTCGATCGTCGGCATCTACAATCAGGCAGTGCTGGCGGGCTTCCAGACGGGAGACCTAGAACCCGTCTCTGTCGAGTCTCGCCAAGGCTGGTTCGAGAGCCATGGTCCGGAGACTTATCCACTGTACGTGGCCGTCAGTGACCAGCATGTGGCAGGTTGGTGCTCACTGAGTGCCTACCGTCCCGGTCGCGCCGCGTTCCGCCACACGGCGGAGATCAGTTACTATGTGGACAGCGCTTACCGGCGACGCGGCATCGCGGCCGCGCTCATCAAGCACGCTGTGGCAGACTGTGCGCGACTGGATTTCCGAGCGCTCTTCGCGCTCGTGCTCGATGTGAACCAAGCCAGCCAATCGTTGATAGTCCGTCAAGGCTTTGAGCAATGGGGTTTCTTGCCGGGTGCCGCCTGGTTTGGAGAAACCGAGGTGGGCCACCTGATCTACGGCATGCGTCTGCATGTCGGGGCGGGCACGGAGCCCAATCACACCAGCTAAGGCGATGCCGATTGCCTGAAGCAATGCCCCGGGCGATAGAGGATGCCCCATCAACGCCCTTCCCGTCCGACGGGATGGAATGGTGCCGCCCCCGCCCGAGTTCACTGCATCGCATCATCCTGCCTCGCAGGCGGCTGACAAACCTATGGCGGATTTCTCGACCAAGCGGTCCATGGCCGTCACGAACGCATCCGCCCTTGTCCTCGGCGAAGTGCGGGCGCGCTTTCTTTCCGAGGCGGCACCCGCGGTCGAGCAACTACTTGCAGTGACCGAGCTGCCGGGCTTCGGCGAGCCAGGCTTTGACCACCTGCGCGATCGCGTGCACCGGGCCGCGCTGAAGGTGGCGGAGGCCGACGCGACGCCGTTCAGCAACGGGTTGCGGGGCTGCTGAGACTGGTGTGACCTTCTGGTGTCGGCTGACCTCGGAACGAAGGCTGGCCGGCGGTGCTTTGCGCCGCCGGCTGTCCCGTCCCCTGAAGAGCGGCCTGGCCCTGGTGCGCGACCACGTCCGTCCACGTTTACCGGCGGATAGGCGCTGGCCATCCATCCGACGATCTTCTGCTGGGAGTCGCGGGGCTCCCGCGTGCTTTCAGCCAGACGAAGGCGTGTGCGGCGACCACGCACCGCTGATCCCTGGCGTAATCAGGCATCCGGGCCAGCATCCTCATGTCCGCAGAAATTCATCCCCCCCCCGCGAGCGTTTTTGAGATGAACAGAAGCATCCACGCCTATCTTACCCGGCCGGCCGCCAACCCTCGTCACCTGGCCCTGTCCTACGCGGGGTGTGCGGCCCTCATGGCCGTCGCGGCCGCCTGGCTCGCACGCATTCAGCCCGCGGGCTGGGTACAGCTCCAGATGGGCGTCACTCTGCTGCTCCTCGCGTTTCTTGCCTTCGGGTACCTGAGCTGGCGGGGTGAGCACATCCGCTGGAATGGCCGCGCCCGGTGGGGAATCGTCGTGGCGCTTGCCGGAGTTCTCGCGCTCATCCTCCCTCTCTGAGCGGACTCCGCCGCCAAGCGAGGGCCGCGGCGGCGGATCGGATCTGCTGGCGGTGGTCGGCAGGGCAGGGGATACCGGCTCCTGACGCACGACTGCCGCCTGACCATCGGCTGCGTGGGATGCGGGATCGTGCTTTGGATGGATGAC
This window harbors:
- a CDS encoding barstar family protein; translation: MARIRINTAAISDETSFHAEFDRALGFPGWYGENMNAWIDCMSYLREEDSAGMANVTLGREEVLLVELPDAERWRAQFPAIAAELWDCTAIVNRRYVNDGESPAIALVPVDARAAI
- a CDS encoding AAA family ATPase, whose product is MSFQLVVLYGRPGVGKLTIGRHLAERTGFRLFHNHLAFDLALSLFKFGSPEFIELREEVWLSSLTRAASSGLSGVIFTFAPEITVPDVFIPTLQERINGAGGVVSFVELGCAPDELHRRLEQPDRAKYAKLKGIAKYQMAAAQGRFDRPIMPTPDHPVDTTHLSADESAESIAEFLARSAPA
- a CDS encoding dihydrofolate reductase family protein codes for the protein MGLLTFSLNVTLDGCVDHQEGIADDETHAFFTRMMDEGGAMLWGRVTYEMMEGYWPAVARGDEDAPPAIREWAVKLETKPKYVVSSTRTDFPWTNSHHVTGDLRTSVQQLKAATPAGVLLGSGKLATELDRLDLIDEYKFLVQPRIAGHGPTLYQSGLSSTRRLELVSSTPLRNGAVAMHYRRAGS
- a CDS encoding GNAT family N-acetyltransferase produces the protein MFILLMSGAPVVSAPPHLVQALASRVAAWTPASVSRPAALLAALTDLGAHEVIGPAFIGYADSVAGPAEPATRPLTGDDAPWVEALKAACSPEEWEHGGSDIAGGTAVGVFVDGRLAALAGYEVWDGCIAHLAIVTAPAYRGRGLGRAAVGAAARAAVQRGLVAQYRTLDANAASVRIAHALGFVRFATSVSVRLA
- a CDS encoding DUF1294 domain-containing protein, which encodes MAKNRQTGRAGWRTAAAIVAFGALVAGWAAALIAPAVATGFGALSCIAFLLYRHDKNAAQAGRMRTIERTLHLIDLLGGWPGGLLAQDQVRHKTRKLEFQVVFWATVAINCALLGLLLSAGLRG
- a CDS encoding VOC family protein — encoded protein: MTKVTPFLMFNDQLEAAMEFYTSTFPDSEIRNVARTGEDGPITSAEFVVGGQSFMGYNGGAYFSFSEGFSLYVDCEDQNEVDEYWDKLVSAGAEPTACGWIKDPFGLSWQIVPKRFMELVGDKDPAKVKAVMEAMMTMVKLDVAALERAYKEA
- a CDS encoding sulfite exporter TauE/SafE family protein codes for the protein MLNTIKSRTDTVSILLFLAIGLVAGVLSGLFGIGGGVLIVPALLLLARMPPATATGTSLAALLLPVGALGAWQYYEHGNVNVVAALFIALGLAVGAYFGASYAQGMSPLALRRAFAIFLFLVAFRMWWGDEGRPAAPTSAESPAQVS
- a CDS encoding GNAT family N-acetyltransferase, with the protein product MLIRTAAALDLPSIVGIYNQAVLAGFQTGDLEPVSVESRQGWFESHGPETYPLYVAVSDQHVAGWCSLSAYRPGRAAFRHTAEISYYVDSAYRRRGIAAALIKHAVADCARLDFRALFALVLDVNQASQSLIVRQGFEQWGFLPGAAWFGETEVGHLIYGMRLHVGAGTEPNHTS